A part of Streptomyces sp. NBC_01497 genomic DNA contains:
- the ftsY gene encoding signal recognition particle-docking protein FtsY — MELVILVVVIAVVVIGGLGGLVVGKTRRQKKLPPPPPSSPTITAPPSEPHVGDEAETSRDEGRRTIEEVGLPDGATAAETPVAVEDPVVGLAPAPPLEVPEPTAGRLVRLRARLARSQNSLGKGLLTLLSREYLDEDTWEEIEDTLLTADVGVKPTQELVERLRERVRVLGTRSPEELRTLLREELITLLGPDLDREVKTESGLDTPGVVMVVGVNGTGKTTTTGKLARVLVADGRSVVLGAADTFRAAAADQLQTWGERVGARTVRGPEGGDPASVAFDAVKEGIAEGADVVLIDTAGRLHTKTGLMDELGKVKRVVEKHGPLDEVLLVLDATTGQNGLVQARVFAEVVDITGIVLTKLDGTAKGGIVVAVQRELGVPVKLVGLGEGADDLAPFEPAAFVDALIGD, encoded by the coding sequence ATGGAACTCGTCATCCTTGTTGTAGTCATCGCGGTGGTCGTCATCGGCGGCCTCGGCGGGCTCGTGGTCGGAAAGACCCGCAGGCAGAAGAAGCTGCCGCCGCCCCCGCCCTCGTCGCCCACCATCACCGCCCCACCGTCCGAGCCCCACGTCGGCGACGAGGCCGAGACCTCGCGGGACGAAGGCCGCCGCACCATCGAGGAGGTCGGTCTCCCCGACGGGGCGACGGCCGCCGAGACACCCGTCGCCGTCGAGGACCCGGTCGTCGGGCTCGCGCCCGCGCCCCCGCTGGAGGTGCCCGAGCCGACCGCAGGCCGCCTCGTGCGCCTGCGCGCGCGCCTCGCCCGCTCGCAGAACTCCCTCGGCAAGGGGCTGCTCACGCTCCTGTCGCGCGAGTACCTCGACGAGGACACCTGGGAGGAGATCGAGGACACACTGCTCACCGCCGACGTCGGCGTGAAGCCGACGCAGGAGTTGGTGGAGCGGTTGCGTGAGCGTGTCCGTGTTCTCGGTACCCGCAGCCCCGAGGAGCTGCGCACCCTGCTGCGGGAGGAGCTGATCACGCTCCTCGGCCCCGACCTCGACCGTGAGGTGAAGACCGAGAGCGGCCTCGACACGCCCGGCGTGGTGATGGTCGTGGGCGTCAACGGCACCGGCAAGACCACCACGACCGGCAAGCTGGCCCGGGTCCTCGTCGCCGACGGCCGCTCGGTCGTGCTCGGCGCGGCCGACACCTTCCGTGCCGCCGCCGCCGACCAGCTCCAGACCTGGGGCGAGCGCGTCGGCGCCCGCACCGTACGCGGCCCCGAGGGCGGCGACCCCGCGTCGGTCGCGTTCGACGCCGTCAAGGAGGGCATCGCCGAGGGTGCGGACGTCGTCCTCATCGACACGGCGGGCCGCCTGCACACCAAGACCGGCCTGATGGACGAGCTGGGCAAGGTGAAGCGGGTCGTCGAGAAGCACGGTCCGCTGGACGAGGTGCTGCTCGTGCTCGACGCCACGACCGGACAGAACGGCCTGGTGCAGGCGCGTGTCTTCGCCGAGGTGGTGGACATCACGGGCATCGTGCTGACCAAGCTGGATGGCACGGCGAAGGGCGGCATCGTGGTGGCCGTCCAGCGCGAGCTGGGCGTCCCGGTCAAACTGGTGGGTCTCGGCGAGGGTGCCGACGACCTGGCGCCGTTCGAACCCGCCGCGTTCGTGGACGCGCTGATCGGCGACTGA
- a CDS encoding acylphosphatase produces MDEHVRLTAWVRGRVQGVGFRWFTRANALEIGGLTGFALNLDDGRVQVVAEGARENCHRLLDWLRSDDTPGRVDGVTEIWDTPRGGYETFAIR; encoded by the coding sequence ATGGACGAACACGTACGACTCACCGCGTGGGTGCGCGGCCGAGTACAGGGAGTGGGGTTCCGCTGGTTCACCAGGGCGAACGCCCTGGAGATCGGCGGGCTCACCGGCTTCGCGCTCAATCTCGACGACGGCCGTGTGCAGGTTGTGGCGGAAGGGGCGCGTGAGAATTGCCACCGGCTGCTCGACTGGCTGCGGTCCGACGACACGCCCGGTCGTGTCGACGGCGTCACTGAGATCTGGGACACCCCGCGCGGCGGTTACGAGACCTTCGCCATCAGATGA
- a CDS encoding CAP domain-containing protein: MGRHGRSAGRPAPVSEPGATSGRHAGGERRKRRVAAPVRTGLLGASAAMAVGAVAVASGLIPGGGHYDVGASASGGEQVQTDGGTTDLRQQGGDSASPTGSPAGSATASPSPVTPKASHSPSAKPSKAPASSKSAKTPAAPQKKATTATKAPTAKAPAPPATTDHVVKAPSTPSPTGSAAAQILTLVNQERSKAGCSPLKDDSSLDSLAQNFSDEMAARDFFDHTDPDGKTPWDRADAAGVQNLGGENIARGQADPQAVMDAWMNSEGHRANILNCDYTRLGVGVHYGTGGPWWTQDFGF; this comes from the coding sequence ATGGGACGCCATGGACGCTCCGCCGGCCGGCCCGCCCCCGTATCCGAGCCGGGCGCCACGAGCGGCCGGCACGCGGGAGGCGAGCGCCGCAAGCGGCGCGTGGCCGCCCCCGTACGGACAGGGCTGCTGGGTGCCTCCGCCGCGATGGCGGTCGGAGCCGTGGCTGTCGCGTCGGGGCTGATACCCGGCGGCGGCCACTATGACGTCGGCGCGAGCGCGTCCGGCGGCGAGCAGGTGCAGACGGACGGCGGCACGACCGACCTGCGGCAGCAGGGGGGCGACAGCGCGTCGCCGACCGGTTCGCCCGCCGGCTCCGCCACGGCGTCCCCCTCGCCCGTCACCCCGAAGGCGTCGCACAGCCCGTCGGCCAAGCCCTCGAAGGCACCGGCCTCCTCCAAGAGCGCGAAGACACCCGCCGCGCCGCAGAAGAAGGCCACGACCGCGACCAAGGCCCCGACGGCCAAGGCACCGGCACCGCCCGCGACCACCGACCATGTCGTCAAGGCACCCTCGACCCCTTCGCCGACTGGTTCCGCCGCCGCGCAGATCCTCACCCTGGTCAACCAGGAACGGTCGAAGGCGGGGTGCAGTCCGCTGAAGGACGACTCCTCCCTCGACTCGCTGGCACAGAACTTCAGCGACGAGATGGCCGCCCGTGACTTCTTCGACCACACGGACCCGGACGGCAAGACGCCGTGGGACCGTGCGGACGCGGCGGGCGTACAGAACCTGGGCGGCGAGAACATAGCCCGCGGGCAGGCCGATCCCCAGGCGGTGATGGACGCCTGGATGAACTCGGAGGGCCACCGCGCCAACATCCTGAACTGCGACTACACCCGTCTGGGCGTCGGCGTGCACTACGGCACGGGCGGCCCTTGGTGGACGCAGGACTTCGGCTTCTGA
- a CDS encoding bifunctional DNA primase/polymerase, with product MGFTIGGIRDIRELRSASRRRGRATDCTAVAEYTGLWGWDVLAGARSSATGVCSCGDPCCARPGAHPLDFFPGVRAGATLDEATRAWSEVPGAAVLLPVGRRFDVIDVPLGAGVHALARLERMGLPRGPVLATPTGRAYFFVAPGAAAELPALLYRMGWDDADLDLAGMGEGSHVVAPPSPMGTFGPARWLRPPSPDAATAPPARLLLGTLAYICHRVGRVRPRRGA from the coding sequence ATGGGCTTCACCATCGGCGGTATCCGGGACATCCGGGAACTGCGGTCGGCTTCGCGCCGCCGCGGTCGTGCCACGGACTGCACCGCGGTCGCCGAGTACACAGGACTGTGGGGCTGGGACGTGCTGGCCGGCGCCCGCTCCTCCGCCACCGGCGTCTGCTCGTGCGGGGATCCGTGCTGCGCGCGGCCGGGCGCGCATCCTCTCGACTTCTTCCCGGGCGTACGGGCGGGCGCCACCCTCGACGAGGCGACCCGCGCCTGGTCCGAGGTGCCGGGCGCCGCGGTCCTGCTGCCTGTGGGCCGGCGCTTCGACGTGATCGACGTGCCGCTCGGCGCGGGCGTGCACGCGCTGGCCCGGCTGGAGCGGATGGGGCTGCCGCGCGGTCCGGTGCTCGCGACGCCCACGGGGCGCGCGTACTTCTTCGTGGCGCCGGGCGCCGCCGCGGAGCTGCCGGCGCTGCTCTACCGCATGGGCTGGGACGACGCGGACCTCGACCTGGCGGGCATGGGAGAGGGGTCCCACGTGGTGGCGCCGCCGTCCCCGATGGGGACGTTCGGGCCCGCGCGGTGGCTGCGGCCGCCGTCGCCGGACGCCGCGACGGCCCCGCCGGCCCGGCTACTGCTGGGGACGCTCGCCTACATCTGCCACCGGGTGGGCCGCGTACGCCCGCGCCGGGGGGCGTAG
- a CDS encoding AAA family ATPase: MHLKAMTLRGFKSFASATTLRFEPGITCVVGPNGSGKSNVVDALSWVMGEQGAKSLRGGKMEDVIFAGTTGRPPLGRAEVSLTIDNSDGALPIEYAEVTLTRIMFRGGSSEYQINGDTCRLLDIQDLLSDSGIGREMHVIVGQGQLDSVLHADPMGRRAFIEEAAGVLKHRKRKEKALRKLDAMQANLARIQDLTDELRRQLKPLGRQAAVARRAAVIQADLRDARLRLLADDLVVLRAALRTEVADEAELKRRKEDAESRLKTALTREADLEDEVRRLAPRLTRAQGTWYELSQFAERVRGTVSLADARVISATQAPTDERRGRDPEDMEREAARIREQEAELEAALEAAERALDDTASHRADLERELAAEERRLKDAARAVADRREQLARLHGQVTAARGRAASAQAEIDRLAASRDEARQRAVTAQEEYEQLKAEVDGLDAEGDELGEEHEAARRALADAEAALGAAREAATAAERSRAAVAARHDALALGLRRKDGSGALLAARESLTGLLGPAAELLNLAAGHEVQVAAALGVAADALAVTDTTTAARAIRLLRDEDAGRATLLLTGPGGQAAGPGRQEPPRPSAASALPAQAAAAPAGQDPAAPGLPAQAAPPPQGAGARPGAAEPGTSRAADADRSHFGAAPAEEPRPGDTGRAALPAPADGEGAGRYVTAGAGTAPRGEVAVREPLRVTELVSGPPGLVAAVGRLVGGMVAVGTLEEAEDVVRARPELTAVTAEGDVLGAHFAHGGSAGAPSLIEVQASVDEAAAELAELAVRCEELARAQHEAADVRAARAVRVEELAERRRAADREKSSVSGQLGRLAGQARGAAGEAERAASAVAKATEALERASADAEELAERLLVAEEAAAESAEGADDEPDSGVRDRLAADGANARQTEMEARLQVRTHEERVKALAGRADALDRGARAEREARDRAEQRRARLRHEAAVAGAVAGGARQLLAHVEVSVVRADQERVAAEAAKAERERELAEERNRGRDLKGELDKLTDSVHRGEVLGAEKRMRIEQLETKALEELGVEPAGLVADYGPDQLVPPSPPAEGETLPQDPGHPRNSPKAFVRGEQEKRLRAAERAYQQLGKVNPLALEEFAALEERHNFLSEQLEDLKKTRLDLLQVVKEVDERVEQVFTEAYRDTAREFEGVFSRLFPGGEGRLLLTDPENMLTTGVDVEARPPGKKVKRLSLLSGGERSLTAVALLVSIFKARPSPFYVMDEVEAALDDTNLQRLIRIMQELQESSQLIVITHQKRTMEVADALYGVSMQGDGVSKVISQRLR; encoded by the coding sequence GTGCACCTCAAGGCCATGACATTGCGCGGGTTCAAGTCGTTCGCGTCCGCCACGACGCTGCGTTTCGAACCGGGCATCACCTGTGTCGTGGGACCGAACGGTTCCGGAAAGTCCAATGTCGTGGACGCGCTCTCCTGGGTCATGGGCGAACAGGGCGCCAAGTCGCTGCGTGGCGGCAAGATGGAAGACGTCATCTTCGCCGGGACCACCGGCAGACCGCCCCTCGGCCGCGCCGAGGTCTCGTTGACCATTGACAACTCCGACGGCGCGCTGCCCATCGAATACGCCGAGGTCACCCTTACGCGGATCATGTTCCGCGGCGGCAGCAGCGAATACCAGATCAACGGCGACACGTGCCGCCTGCTCGACATCCAGGATCTGCTTTCCGACTCCGGAATCGGCCGGGAGATGCACGTCATCGTCGGGCAGGGCCAGCTCGACTCCGTCCTGCACGCGGACCCGATGGGCCGCAGGGCGTTCATCGAGGAGGCCGCCGGCGTCCTGAAGCACCGCAAGCGCAAGGAGAAGGCGCTGCGGAAGCTGGACGCGATGCAGGCGAACCTCGCGCGCATCCAGGACCTCACGGACGAGCTGCGCCGCCAGCTCAAACCCCTCGGCCGGCAGGCCGCCGTCGCCCGGCGCGCCGCCGTCATCCAGGCCGACCTCCGCGACGCCCGCCTGCGGCTGCTCGCCGACGACCTCGTCGTGCTCAGGGCGGCGCTGCGCACCGAGGTCGCGGACGAGGCCGAGTTGAAGCGCCGCAAGGAGGACGCCGAGTCACGGCTGAAGACGGCACTCACCCGCGAGGCCGACCTGGAGGACGAGGTACGGCGCCTCGCGCCGCGCCTGACGCGGGCGCAGGGCACCTGGTACGAGCTGTCGCAGTTCGCGGAGCGGGTCCGCGGCACCGTCTCCCTCGCCGACGCGCGCGTCATCAGCGCGACCCAGGCGCCCACCGACGAGCGTCGCGGCCGCGACCCCGAGGACATGGAACGCGAGGCCGCCCGGATCCGTGAACAGGAGGCCGAGCTGGAGGCCGCGCTGGAGGCGGCGGAACGGGCCCTCGACGACACCGCGTCCCACCGCGCGGACCTGGAGCGCGAACTCGCCGCCGAGGAACGCCGGCTCAAGGACGCGGCCCGCGCGGTCGCCGACCGCAGGGAGCAGCTCGCCCGGCTGCACGGGCAGGTCACCGCGGCTCGTGGCCGGGCGGCGTCGGCGCAGGCCGAGATCGACCGGCTCGCCGCCAGCCGCGACGAGGCCCGGCAGCGGGCCGTCACGGCGCAGGAGGAATACGAACAGCTCAAGGCCGAGGTGGACGGCCTCGACGCCGAAGGGGACGAGCTGGGCGAGGAGCACGAGGCCGCGCGCCGCGCACTGGCCGACGCGGAGGCCGCGCTCGGTGCGGCGCGTGAGGCCGCCACCGCGGCCGAGCGCAGCCGGGCCGCCGTCGCCGCCCGCCACGACGCCCTCGCCCTGGGGCTGCGCAGGAAGGACGGCTCGGGCGCGCTGCTCGCGGCCCGCGAGAGCCTCACCGGGCTGCTGGGTCCCGCCGCGGAACTCCTTAACCTCGCCGCCGGTCACGAGGTCCAGGTCGCCGCCGCCCTCGGGGTGGCGGCGGACGCGCTCGCGGTGACGGACACGACGACCGCGGCGCGGGCGATCCGCCTGCTGCGGGACGAGGACGCGGGACGGGCCACGCTGCTGCTGACCGGGCCCGGCGGGCAGGCCGCCGGGCCCGGCCGGCAGGAGCCGCCGCGCCCGTCCGCCGCTTCGGCGCTGCCCGCACAGGCCGCCGCCGCGCCCGCCGGCCAGGACCCGGCCGCACCCGGTCTGCCGGCACAGGCCGCTCCGCCCCCGCAGGGCGCCGGCGCGCGGCCCGGCGCGGCGGAGCCCGGCACCTCGCGTGCGGCTGACGCGGACCGGAGCCACTTCGGCGCCGCGCCGGCCGAGGAGCCCCGGCCCGGTGATACCGGCCGCGCCGCGCTGCCCGCTCCCGCGGACGGGGAGGGCGCCGGACGGTACGTCACCGCGGGGGCGGGCACCGCTCCCAGGGGCGAGGTGGCCGTACGGGAACCCCTCCGCGTCACGGAACTGGTGAGCGGCCCCCCGGGGCTGGTCGCGGCGGTGGGCCGGCTGGTGGGCGGCATGGTCGCCGTCGGCACGCTGGAGGAGGCCGAGGACGTCGTACGGGCCCGGCCCGAGCTGACCGCCGTCACCGCGGAGGGCGACGTGCTCGGCGCGCACTTCGCGCACGGCGGGTCCGCGGGCGCGCCGAGCCTCATCGAGGTGCAGGCGTCCGTCGACGAGGCCGCCGCCGAACTGGCCGAACTCGCGGTGCGCTGCGAGGAACTGGCGCGGGCGCAGCACGAGGCGGCCGACGTCAGGGCGGCCCGTGCCGTGCGGGTCGAGGAGCTCGCCGAGCGGCGGCGCGCCGCCGACCGGGAGAAGTCCTCGGTGTCCGGCCAGTTGGGCCGCCTCGCGGGGCAGGCGCGCGGCGCGGCCGGTGAGGCGGAACGCGCGGCCTCCGCCGTGGCCAAGGCCACCGAGGCGCTGGAGCGCGCGAGTGCCGATGCCGAGGAGCTCGCGGAACGGCTGCTCGTCGCCGAGGAGGCGGCGGCCGAGTCCGCCGAGGGAGCGGACGACGAGCCGGACAGCGGCGTACGGGACCGGCTCGCCGCGGACGGCGCCAACGCACGGCAGACCGAGATGGAAGCGCGCCTCCAGGTCCGTACCCACGAGGAGCGCGTGAAGGCGCTCGCGGGGCGCGCCGACGCGCTGGACCGCGGCGCGCGCGCCGAGCGCGAGGCACGGGACCGCGCCGAGCAGCGGCGCGCACGGCTGCGCCACGAGGCCGCCGTGGCCGGGGCGGTCGCGGGGGGCGCACGGCAACTGCTCGCACACGTCGAGGTGTCCGTCGTGCGGGCGGACCAGGAGCGGGTGGCCGCCGAGGCCGCGAAAGCGGAACGGGAACGGGAGCTCGCCGAGGAGCGCAACCGGGGCCGGGACCTCAAGGGGGAGCTGGACAAGCTCACCGACTCGGTGCACCGCGGCGAGGTGCTGGGCGCCGAGAAGCGGATGCGGATCGAGCAGTTGGAGACCAAGGCGCTGGAGGAGCTGGGCGTCGAGCCGGCCGGACTGGTCGCCGACTACGGCCCGGACCAGCTCGTACCGCCGTCGCCGCCCGCGGAGGGGGAGACGCTGCCGCAGGACCCAGGGCACCCCCGCAACAGCCCGAAGGCGTTCGTGCGCGGTGAGCAGGAGAAGCGGCTGAGGGCGGCCGAGCGGGCCTACCAGCAGCTCGGCAAGGTCAACCCGCTGGCGCTGGAGGAGTTCGCGGCGCTGGAGGAGCGGCACAACTTCCTGTCCGAGCAGCTGGAGGATCTGAAGAAGACCAGGCTCGACCTGCTCCAGGTGGTCAAGGAGGTCGACGAGCGCGTCGAGCAGGTGTTCACCGAGGCGTACCGGGACACGGCCCGCGAGTTCGAGGGCGTCTTCTCCCGGCTCTTCCCCGGCGGCGAGGGCAGGCTGCTGCTGACGGACCCGGAGAACATGCTGACCACCGGCGTCGACGTGGAGGCACGGCCCCCGGGCAAGAAGGTCAAGCGGCTGTCGCTGCTGTCCGGCGGGGAGCGGTCGCTGACGGCGGTGGCGCTACTGGTGTCGATCTTCAAGGCGCGCCCGAGCCCGTTCTACGTGATGGACGAGGTGGAGGCGGCCCTCGACGACACCAACCTGCAGCGGCTGATCCGGATCATGCAGGAGCTCCAGGAGAGCTCACAGCTGATCGTGATCACGCACCAGAAGCGCACGATGGAGGTCGCGGACGCACTGTACGGCGTGTCCATGCAGGGCGACGGCGTGTCGAAGGTGATCAGCCAGCGGCTCCGCTGA
- a CDS encoding P-II family nitrogen regulator has product MKLITAVVKPYRLDEIKEALQSFGVQGLTVTEASGYGRQRGHTEVYRGAEYTVDLVPKVRIEVLVEDGDAEEIVDIVVKAARTGKIGDGKVWTVPVESAVRVRTGERGPDAL; this is encoded by the coding sequence ATGAAGCTCATCACCGCCGTCGTGAAGCCGTACCGGCTGGACGAGATCAAGGAAGCCCTGCAGTCGTTCGGTGTCCAGGGCCTCACCGTCACCGAGGCCAGCGGATACGGTCGCCAGCGCGGCCACACCGAGGTCTACCGCGGTGCCGAGTACACGGTCGACCTGGTCCCCAAGGTCCGCATCGAGGTCCTGGTCGAGGACGGCGACGCCGAGGAGATCGTGGACATCGTCGTGAAGGCCGCCCGCACGGGCAAGATCGGCGACGGCAAGGTCTGGACCGTACCCGTCGAGTCCGCGGTACGGGTGCGCACCGGCGAACGCGGTCCCGATGCCCTCTGA
- the nsdA gene encoding transcriptional repressor NsdA, protein MSGSGADEASTGKRPNELLGSWFARSGWSKGELARQVNRRARQMGAHHVSTDTSRVRRWLDGEQPREPIPRIMSELFSERFGSVVAVEDLGLRSAHQSPSAAGVDLPWAGPQTVALLSEFSRSDLMLGRRGFLGSSLALSAGPALVEPMQRWLVPTPGGGEAPAPVEEQPAARRTPRLSDPELELLESTTAMFRLWDAQCGGGLRRKAVVGQLHEVTDLLQESLPQAASRRLFTCAAELAELAGWMSYDVGLQPNAQKYFVLALHAAKEAGDRALGSYILSSMSRQMIHLGRPDDALELVHLAQYGSRDCATARTQAMLHAMEARAYAGMGQPSKCKRAVRMAEDSFADVGEHGEPDPDWIRFFTEAELHAENAHSFRDLAYVAGRSPTYASLAEPVMERAVELFEKDEDHQRSYALNLIGLASVHLLKREPEQMAAPARAALEVARSIRSERVNTRLRKTVDIAVRDFEDVPEVVALGELLGPRFPERAEAV, encoded by the coding sequence GTGAGCGGCAGTGGAGCGGACGAGGCGAGCACGGGCAAGCGCCCGAACGAACTGCTCGGTTCCTGGTTCGCGCGCAGCGGCTGGTCGAAGGGCGAACTCGCCCGGCAGGTCAACCGCAGGGCGCGCCAGATGGGCGCCCACCACGTCAGCACCGACACCTCCCGCGTGCGGCGGTGGCTCGACGGCGAGCAGCCACGCGAGCCCATCCCGCGGATCATGTCCGAGCTGTTCTCCGAGCGGTTCGGGTCCGTCGTCGCCGTGGAAGACCTCGGGCTGCGCAGCGCGCACCAGTCGCCCTCGGCGGCCGGGGTCGACCTGCCCTGGGCCGGCCCGCAGACCGTCGCCCTGCTCAGCGAGTTCTCGCGCAGCGACCTGATGCTCGGGCGCCGGGGGTTCCTCGGCTCGTCCCTCGCGCTGTCCGCGGGGCCCGCGCTCGTCGAGCCCATGCAGCGATGGCTCGTACCGACGCCGGGAGGCGGCGAGGCACCCGCGCCCGTCGAGGAGCAGCCCGCTGCGCGGCGCACCCCGCGCCTGTCGGACCCCGAGCTCGAACTGCTGGAGTCGACCACCGCCATGTTCCGCCTGTGGGACGCGCAGTGCGGCGGCGGGCTGCGCCGCAAGGCCGTCGTCGGGCAGTTGCACGAGGTCACCGACCTGCTCCAGGAGTCGCTGCCCCAGGCGGCCTCGCGACGCCTGTTCACCTGCGCCGCCGAACTGGCCGAGCTGGCCGGCTGGATGAGCTACGACGTCGGCCTCCAGCCCAACGCGCAGAAGTACTTCGTACTCGCGCTGCACGCCGCCAAGGAAGCCGGTGACCGCGCGCTCGGCTCGTACATCCTGTCCTCGATGAGCCGGCAGATGATCCACCTCGGCCGCCCGGACGACGCCCTCGAACTCGTCCACCTCGCCCAGTACGGCAGCCGCGACTGCGCCACCGCCCGCACCCAGGCCATGCTGCACGCGATGGAGGCGCGCGCCTACGCCGGCATGGGCCAGCCGAGCAAGTGCAAGCGGGCCGTACGGATGGCGGAGGACTCGTTCGCCGACGTCGGCGAGCACGGCGAGCCCGATCCCGACTGGATCCGCTTCTTCACCGAGGCGGAGCTGCACGCGGAGAACGCGCACTCGTTCCGCGACCTCGCCTACGTCGCGGGACGCAGCCCCACCTACGCCTCCCTCGCCGAGCCCGTCATGGAACGCGCCGTGGAGCTGTTCGAGAAGGACGAGGACCACCAGCGCTCGTACGCGCTGAACCTCATCGGCCTCGCCAGCGTCCACCTCCTCAAGCGCGAGCCCGAACAGATGGCGGCGCCCGCCAGAGCGGCGCTGGAGGTCGCCCGCTCCATCCGCTCCGAGCGCGTCAACACCCGGCTGCGCAAGACCGTCGACATCGCCGTACGGGACTTCGAGGACGTCCCCGAGGTCGTGGCGCTCGGCGAGCTGCTCGGCCCCCGCTTCCCGGAACGCGCGGAAGCGGTCTGA
- a CDS encoding ammonium transporter, which translates to MNGADTAFVLISAALVMLMAPGLAFFYGGMVRVKSALNMLMMSVISLAVVSVLWVFYGYTLAFGDDLGGAGLIGNFDHLGMNGINPETLTGKGGIPVLAFAFFQLMFAVLTPALMSGALADRVKFSAWTLFIALWVTLVYFPIAHWVWQSGGWLFKLGVIDFAGGTAVHINAGIGGLAAVLVVGKRIGFKKDPMRPHSLPLVVIGAALLWFGWFGFNAGSALAANGTAANMAFNTQIATAAAMIGWLAYERIKHGAFTTLGAASGAVAGLVAITPSGAAVNAWGALLIGVVAGAICSWAVSLKFKLGYDDSLDVVGVHLVGGVIGTLLVGVLATGGVGGLTQLGKQAAGAFSVMAYSFVVSWLLAKLVDKTIGFRASDEDEITGLDMTQHAESAYDFTAVGGAAVNRSSVPGDHNAGTAKNSKVDA; encoded by the coding sequence TTGAACGGTGCAGATACCGCGTTCGTATTGATCAGTGCCGCGCTCGTCATGCTGATGGCGCCAGGACTGGCGTTTTTCTACGGCGGCATGGTGCGGGTGAAGAGCGCCCTCAACATGCTGATGATGTCCGTCATCTCGCTGGCCGTGGTCAGCGTGCTGTGGGTCTTCTACGGATACACGCTCGCCTTCGGTGACGACCTCGGCGGCGCCGGGCTCATCGGCAATTTCGACCACCTCGGTATGAACGGCATCAACCCGGAGACGCTGACCGGCAAGGGCGGCATCCCCGTGCTCGCCTTCGCCTTCTTCCAGCTGATGTTCGCCGTCCTGACGCCGGCGCTGATGAGCGGCGCCCTGGCGGACCGCGTGAAGTTCAGCGCCTGGACCCTTTTCATCGCCCTGTGGGTGACGCTCGTCTACTTCCCTATCGCCCACTGGGTCTGGCAGTCCGGCGGCTGGCTGTTCAAGCTCGGCGTGATCGACTTCGCCGGTGGTACCGCGGTCCATATCAACGCCGGTATCGGCGGACTCGCGGCCGTTCTCGTGGTCGGCAAGCGCATCGGCTTCAAGAAGGACCCGATGCGGCCGCACAGCCTGCCGCTCGTCGTCATCGGCGCCGCGCTCCTGTGGTTCGGCTGGTTCGGCTTCAACGCCGGATCCGCGCTCGCCGCCAACGGGACCGCCGCCAACATGGCCTTCAACACCCAGATCGCCACCGCTGCCGCGATGATCGGCTGGCTCGCCTACGAACGCATCAAGCACGGCGCGTTCACCACCCTCGGTGCCGCCTCGGGCGCCGTCGCGGGCCTCGTCGCCATCACCCCCTCCGGCGCCGCGGTGAACGCCTGGGGAGCCCTGCTCATCGGCGTCGTCGCCGGGGCGATCTGCTCGTGGGCCGTCAGCCTCAAGTTCAAGCTCGGCTACGACGACTCGCTCGACGTCGTCGGTGTCCACCTCGTCGGCGGTGTCATCGGGACCCTGCTCGTCGGAGTCCTCGCCACCGGTGGCGTCGGAGGCCTCACGCAGCTCGGCAAGCAGGCCGCCGGGGCCTTCTCGGTCATGGCGTACTCCTTCGTCGTCTCCTGGCTGCTCGCGAAGCTCGTCGACAAGACGATCGGGTTCCGGGCCAGCGATGAGGACGAGATCACGGGCCTCGACATGACCCAGCACGCCGAGTCCGCCTACGACTTCACCGCGGTCGGTGGAGCCGCGGTGAACCGTAGTAGCGTGCCGGGAGACCACAACGCCGGGACGGCGAAGAACTCGAAGGTGGACGCATGA